A stretch of Shewanella dokdonensis DNA encodes these proteins:
- the mnmA gene encoding tRNA 2-thiouridine(34) synthase MnmA, whose protein sequence is MSFYDFYRLSSFYKKVIVGMSGGVDSSVSAYLLKQQGYQVEGLFMKNWEEDDGTEYCSAAADLQDAQAVCDKLGIKLHTVNFAAEYWDNVFEYFLAEYKAGRTPNPDIMCNKEIKFKAFLDFADDILDADYIAMGHYVRRGELNGKTTMLRGADANKDQSYFLYTLGHEQLSRSLFPVGDIEKPRVREIAKELGLVTADKKDSTGICFIGERKFSEFLSRYLPAQPGNIETVAGEVIGTHQGLMYHTLGQRKGLGIGGTKEGSEEPWYTVDKDLKRNVLVVAQGHNHPRLMSQGLIAHQLHWVDHQGPADGQRLTVKTRYRQSDVACQVHYNGDDEIKVSFDNPVAAVTPGQSAVFYDGDICLGGGIIDSLIRE, encoded by the coding sequence ATCAGCTTTTATGACTTTTATCGACTCTCATCCTTCTACAAAAAAGTTATCGTTGGCATGTCCGGCGGCGTCGACTCCTCGGTATCGGCTTATCTGCTAAAACAGCAGGGATACCAAGTTGAGGGATTGTTTATGAAAAACTGGGAAGAGGACGATGGCACCGAGTATTGCTCAGCCGCAGCCGATCTGCAGGACGCGCAAGCGGTATGTGACAAATTAGGCATCAAGCTGCATACCGTCAATTTTGCCGCAGAATATTGGGACAATGTATTCGAATATTTTCTGGCGGAATACAAGGCTGGTCGCACCCCAAATCCAGATATCATGTGCAATAAAGAGATCAAATTTAAAGCATTCCTAGATTTTGCGGACGACATTCTGGACGCGGATTATATTGCCATGGGCCATTATGTGCGCCGCGGCGAACTCAATGGCAAAACCACCATGCTACGTGGTGCCGATGCCAATAAAGACCAGAGCTATTTCCTCTACACGCTTGGCCATGAGCAGTTGTCCCGCAGTCTGTTCCCGGTAGGCGATATTGAAAAGCCGCGGGTCAGGGAAATTGCCAAAGAATTAGGGCTGGTCACCGCCGATAAGAAAGACAGCACAGGTATCTGTTTTATTGGTGAACGTAAATTCAGTGAATTCCTTAGCCGTTATCTGCCAGCACAACCGGGTAATATTGAAACCGTAGCAGGTGAAGTGATCGGTACGCATCAAGGCTTGATGTATCATACCCTGGGTCAACGCAAGGGGCTGGGTATTGGTGGCACCAAAGAAGGTAGCGAAGAACCTTGGTACACAGTCGACAAAGACCTCAAACGCAATGTGCTGGTAGTCGCTCAAGGGCATAATCACCCACGCTTGATGTCACAAGGTTTGATCGCCCACCAATTGCATTGGGTTGATCATCAAGGCCCGGCTGATGGCCAACGCTTAACCGTTAAAACCCGTTATCGTCAATCTGACGTTGCCTGTCAGGTTCACTATAATGGCGATGATGAGATCAAAGTGAGCTTTGACAACCCGGTCGCAGCTGTCACACCAGGGCAGTCCGCGGTATTCTATGATGGTGATATCTGCCTTGGCGGCGGCATCATAGACAGTTTGATAAGAGAGTGA
- a CDS encoding glycine zipper 2TM domain-containing protein: MWKTLFSVFVLSVVLIASAQAGYDRNQAVPVEKVLYGQVESVRDITQQQLVEDKNSGWRTFGGALLGGVIGNQFGSGHGRDVATVLGAIVGAGVGNNSGRGSYYRQTQLIELMIRQEDNTQVMIIQDKDPGMPFNPGDEVRVVYLTGSVRVDKAM, encoded by the coding sequence ATGTGGAAAACATTATTCAGTGTATTTGTGTTATCTGTGGTGCTGATAGCCTCAGCACAAGCAGGTTATGATCGTAATCAGGCCGTACCTGTTGAAAAAGTTTTGTATGGCCAGGTGGAATCGGTACGGGATATCACCCAGCAACAGCTAGTGGAAGATAAAAACAGCGGCTGGCGTACCTTTGGCGGCGCATTGTTGGGTGGCGTCATTGGCAATCAGTTCGGCAGTGGTCATGGTCGCGATGTTGCCACGGTATTAGGTGCGATTGTGGGTGCCGGGGTGGGTAACAATAGTGGTCGTGGCAGTTATTATCGCCAAACTCAGTTGATTGAGTTGATGATCCGTCAGGAAGACAATACGCAGGTGATGATCATCCAAGACAAAGATCCGGGAATGCCATTTAACCCTGGTGATGAAGTCAGGGTGGTTTATCTAACTGGTAGTGTGCGAGTTGATAAAGCCATGTGA
- the cspD gene encoding cold shock domain-containing protein CspD has product MASGTVKWFNNAKGFGFICPDEGGEDVFAHYSTIDMDGYRTLKAGQPVEFEVEKGPKGMHASSISPAK; this is encoded by the coding sequence ATGGCAAGCGGAACTGTTAAGTGGTTCAACAACGCCAAGGGATTCGGGTTTATCTGCCCCGATGAAGGTGGTGAAGACGTATTCGCACACTATTCAACCATTGATATGGATGGCTATCGAACCCTGAAAGCCGGCCAGCCAGTTGAATTTGAGGTTGAGAAAGGGCCCAAAGGCATGCATGCCTCGTCCATTTCTCCCGCTAAATAA
- a CDS encoding NADP-dependent isocitrate dehydrogenase encodes MTDKTPTIIYTETDEAPALATLSLLPIIQRFTKIAGINVETRDISLSGRMIAAFPERLTAAQQIADHLAELGQLATTPDANIIKLPNISASIPQLKACIKELQAKGYALPDYPEEPATAEEKEIKSRYDKIKGSAVNPVLREGNSDRRAPASVKQYARKHPHSMGAWSQDSKSHVAHMYHGDFYGSERSVTMPAADTVSIVLEQNDGQKVTLKQSLKLLAGEIIDASVMNVRELSAFYEKEIAAAKSEGVLLSLHLKATMMKVSDPVLFGYAVKAYYKALFAKYADTFKVIGVDVNNGFGDVVARIAELPSTEKAAIEADIAAIYAAQPPLAMVNSDKGITNLHVPSDVIIDASMPAAIRAGGKMWGPDGQLHDIKAMIPDRCYAGVYDEAINFCKEHGAFDPATMGTVPNVGLMAQKAEEYGSHDKTFEISAAGVVKVYNAAGDVLLAHEVEQGDIWRMCQAKDAPIRDWVKLAVRRARLSNTPAVFWLDENRAHDAQVIAKVKAYLPEEDTRGLDIQILEPKAAARLSLTRMKAGQDTISVTGNVLRDYLTDLFPILELGTSAKMLSIVPLMNGGGLFETGAGGSAPKHVQQFVEENHLRWDSLGEFLALGASLEHLSQTTGNAKAQVLANCLDQAIGEFLDCNKSPSRKVGEIDNRGSHYFLAQYWAKALAAQDKDAALQQYFAPLAAALVAKETQIVTELNSVQGVAVAMDGYYRPDHQLASAAMRPSATLNALMDA; translated from the coding sequence ATGACTGATAAAACTCCCACCATCATCTATACGGAAACAGATGAAGCGCCTGCGTTGGCGACCCTGTCACTGCTACCTATTATTCAGCGCTTTACCAAAATTGCCGGGATTAATGTTGAAACCCGTGATATTTCGCTGTCTGGTCGAATGATTGCGGCTTTCCCCGAACGGCTGACCGCAGCACAGCAAATTGCTGATCATCTTGCAGAACTAGGACAACTGGCGACCACTCCAGACGCCAATATCATCAAGTTGCCTAACATCAGCGCTTCAATTCCACAGTTAAAAGCCTGCATCAAAGAACTTCAGGCAAAGGGCTACGCGCTGCCAGATTACCCAGAGGAGCCAGCAACTGCTGAAGAAAAAGAGATTAAATCTCGTTACGACAAAATTAAAGGCAGTGCCGTAAATCCGGTGCTGCGTGAAGGTAACTCTGACCGCCGTGCGCCCGCATCTGTGAAGCAATATGCGCGTAAACATCCACATTCTATGGGCGCCTGGAGTCAGGATTCCAAGTCGCACGTAGCACACATGTATCATGGTGATTTCTATGGCAGCGAAAGATCTGTCACTATGCCAGCTGCCGATACCGTCTCTATTGTGCTGGAACAGAACGATGGACAAAAAGTTACGCTAAAACAGAGTCTTAAGCTGTTGGCGGGAGAAATTATTGATGCTTCGGTAATGAATGTCCGCGAACTCAGCGCCTTTTATGAGAAAGAGATTGCTGCTGCCAAGTCAGAAGGGGTGTTGCTGTCACTGCATCTGAAAGCCACCATGATGAAGGTGTCTGATCCTGTGCTGTTTGGTTATGCCGTTAAAGCCTATTACAAGGCACTGTTTGCCAAATATGCTGACACTTTTAAAGTGATTGGGGTTGACGTTAATAATGGTTTTGGCGATGTGGTTGCCCGCATTGCTGAATTGCCATCAACCGAGAAAGCCGCCATTGAAGCAGATATCGCGGCGATTTATGCGGCTCAGCCACCACTGGCTATGGTGAACTCCGACAAGGGCATCACTAACCTGCATGTCCCAAGTGATGTCATTATCGATGCTTCTATGCCTGCGGCTATCCGCGCAGGAGGCAAGATGTGGGGGCCAGATGGTCAGTTACATGATATCAAGGCGATGATCCCTGACCGTTGCTATGCGGGTGTCTATGACGAAGCGATTAACTTCTGTAAAGAACATGGTGCATTTGACCCGGCCACAATGGGCACTGTGCCTAATGTGGGCTTGATGGCGCAGAAAGCCGAAGAGTACGGCAGCCATGATAAGACGTTCGAAATCTCAGCCGCCGGGGTGGTGAAAGTTTACAACGCTGCTGGTGACGTGTTGTTGGCTCACGAAGTGGAACAAGGGGATATCTGGCGCATGTGTCAGGCCAAAGATGCGCCTATCCGAGACTGGGTCAAACTGGCGGTGCGCCGCGCTCGCTTATCAAATACTCCAGCGGTATTTTGGTTGGACGAAAATCGCGCCCATGATGCGCAGGTTATCGCTAAGGTCAAAGCTTATCTGCCTGAAGAAGATACCCGTGGTCTGGATATCCAGATCCTGGAACCTAAGGCGGCCGCGCGCTTGTCGTTAACCCGCATGAAAGCTGGCCAAGACACCATTTCTGTCACTGGTAATGTCCTGCGTGATTATCTCACAGACTTATTCCCGATTCTGGAATTGGGCACCAGTGCCAAGATGCTATCTATTGTGCCATTGATGAATGGTGGTGGTCTGTTTGAAACCGGTGCTGGTGGTAGCGCCCCCAAACATGTGCAGCAGTTTGTGGAAGAAAACCATCTGCGTTGGGATTCTTTAGGTGAATTCTTGGCCTTAGGTGCCTCGCTGGAACATTTGAGTCAGACCACAGGCAATGCCAAAGCACAGGTGTTAGCGAATTGTCTGGATCAGGCGATTGGTGAATTCCTTGACTGTAATAAATCGCCTTCGCGTAAAGTGGGGGAAATTGATAACCGTGGCAGCCATTATTTCTTGGCGCAATACTGGGCTAAGGCGTTAGCTGCGCAAGACAAAGATGCTGCACTGCAACAATATTTTGCACCATTGGCTGCTGCCCTGGTCGCCAAGGAAACACAGATTGTGACTGAGTTAAATAGTGTGCAGGGTGTTGCCGTTGCTATGGATGGTTACTATCGGCCTGATCATCAGTTAGCCTCTGCCGCAATGCGCCCGAGTGCCACGCTGAATGCTTTGATGGACGCTTAA
- the clpA gene encoding ATP-dependent Clp protease ATP-binding subunit ClpA, which translates to MLNKDLEVTLNLAFQQARDARHEYMTVEHLLLALIDNPAARDALLACGANIDKLREDVAAFIAQTTPVITDPSDDRETQPTLGFQRVLQRAVFHVQSSGHNEVTGANVLVAIFSEQESQAVYLLRRCDVTRLDVVNYLSHGFAKNEESDNRPAQENIEDQSENAEERSMLSQFASNLNELALQGKIDPLIGRDNEIERSIQILCRRRKNNPLLVGEAGVGKTAIAEGLAYRIVNHAVPEIIKDATVYSLDMGALLAGTKYRGDFEKRFKSLLKELTSDHNAILFIDEIHTIIGAGAASGGVMDASNLLKPLLSSGSLRCMGSTTFQEYQSIFEKDRALARRFQKVDIVEPSVAETTKILEGLKSRYEQHHNVRYTHAALASAARLSDRHINDRHLPDKAIDVIDEAGARMAMMPQSRRKKTIGEPEIEAVIAKMARIPEKSVSSTEKDMLKNLERNLKMVVFGQDKAIESLSASIRLARSGLGNDNRPVGSFLFAGPTGVGKTEVTNQLAQCLGLQLVRFDMSEYMESHTVSRLIGAPPGYVGFDQGGLLTDAVIKNPHCVVLLDEIEKAHPDIYNLLLQVMDHGTLTDNNGRKADFRHVTLVMTTNAGVQETVRKSIGFKQQDHSSDAMSEINRIFSPEFRNRLDAIIWFNSLDMTIIAKVVDKFLVELQAQLDQKGVSLEVSDEARILLAEKGYDKSMGARPMARVVKDLLKRPLADEILFGKLEAGGIARVDVKDGELDIQIDALEKVS; encoded by the coding sequence ATGCTGAACAAAGATTTAGAAGTGACCTTGAACCTGGCGTTTCAGCAGGCCAGGGATGCCCGGCATGAATATATGACTGTTGAGCATCTGTTGTTGGCACTGATCGATAACCCCGCAGCACGGGATGCGTTATTGGCCTGTGGTGCCAATATCGACAAGTTAAGAGAAGATGTCGCAGCGTTTATTGCTCAGACTACGCCAGTGATCACCGATCCTAGCGATGACCGGGAAACCCAACCAACGCTTGGGTTCCAGCGAGTGTTGCAGCGGGCGGTATTTCATGTGCAGTCATCAGGGCATAATGAAGTCACCGGTGCCAATGTGCTGGTGGCGATTTTTAGTGAGCAGGAATCTCAGGCGGTTTATCTGCTGCGCCGTTGCGATGTGACTCGCTTGGATGTGGTGAACTATCTTTCTCATGGTTTTGCGAAAAACGAAGAGAGCGATAACCGCCCAGCTCAGGAAAATATTGAAGATCAGAGCGAAAATGCAGAAGAGCGCAGTATGCTGTCGCAGTTCGCCAGCAATTTGAACGAGTTGGCGCTACAAGGTAAAATTGACCCGCTGATTGGCCGTGATAATGAAATTGAACGGTCGATTCAGATCCTTTGTCGCCGCCGTAAAAATAATCCATTGTTGGTCGGTGAGGCGGGTGTCGGTAAAACTGCCATTGCCGAAGGGTTAGCCTATCGGATAGTGAATCATGCCGTTCCCGAAATCATCAAGGATGCTACCGTCTATTCACTAGATATGGGCGCATTACTGGCGGGAACCAAGTATCGTGGCGACTTTGAAAAGCGCTTCAAGAGCCTACTCAAGGAACTGACTTCCGATCACAACGCAATCCTCTTTATTGATGAAATCCATACCATCATTGGCGCAGGTGCGGCTTCTGGTGGCGTGATGGATGCGTCTAATCTGCTGAAACCGCTGTTGTCATCTGGCAGCTTGCGCTGTATGGGGTCAACCACTTTCCAGGAATACCAGAGTATTTTCGAGAAAGATCGCGCATTGGCTCGGCGTTTCCAGAAAGTGGATATTGTTGAGCCGAGCGTGGCTGAAACCACCAAAATTCTTGAAGGGCTGAAATCTCGTTACGAGCAACATCACAATGTACGTTACACCCACGCGGCATTGGCCAGCGCTGCCAGATTGTCTGACCGCCACATCAATGATCGCCATCTGCCCGATAAGGCGATTGACGTCATCGATGAAGCGGGCGCGCGCATGGCGATGATGCCGCAGAGCCGCCGTAAAAAGACGATTGGTGAACCGGAAATCGAAGCCGTAATTGCCAAAATGGCACGTATTCCAGAAAAATCAGTATCTTCTACCGAGAAAGATATGCTGAAAAATCTTGAACGTAACCTAAAAATGGTGGTGTTTGGTCAGGATAAAGCGATTGAAAGCTTAAGTGCATCGATTCGTCTGGCTCGTAGTGGTCTTGGCAACGATAACCGCCCAGTGGGCAGTTTCCTGTTCGCCGGGCCGACAGGTGTGGGTAAGACGGAAGTCACTAACCAGCTAGCCCAATGCCTAGGATTACAACTGGTGCGCTTTGACATGTCGGAATACATGGAAAGCCACACAGTGTCGCGCTTGATTGGTGCGCCTCCTGGATATGTGGGTTTTGATCAAGGTGGTTTGTTAACCGATGCCGTGATTAAAAATCCGCATTGTGTAGTGCTGCTGGATGAAATCGAAAAAGCCCATCCGGACATCTATAACTTGTTGTTGCAGGTGATGGATCACGGCACCTTGACTGATAATAATGGCCGTAAGGCTGATTTCCGCCATGTGACATTGGTGATGACTACCAATGCCGGGGTTCAGGAAACTGTGCGTAAATCTATCGGCTTTAAACAGCAGGATCATAGTTCGGATGCGATGTCTGAAATCAACCGTATCTTCTCACCAGAGTTCCGTAACCGTTTGGATGCCATCATCTGGTTCAACAGTCTGGATATGACCATTATCGCTAAGGTGGTGGATAAGTTCCTGGTGGAACTGCAGGCACAGTTGGATCAGAAAGGTGTTAGCTTGGAAGTCAGTGACGAAGCCAGAATCCTGTTGGCCGAGAAGGGTTATGACAAGTCCATGGGCGCTAGACCGATGGCTCGGGTTGTCAAGGATCTGCTTAAACGGCCATTGGCGGATGAGATCCTGTTTGGCAAACTGGAAGCGGGCGGTATTGCCCGTGTCGATGTCAAAGACGGTGAACTGGATATCCAGATAGATGCTCTGGAAAAAGTCTCATAA
- a CDS encoding arginyltransferase — MNSDPQTVAVGITPTFSCSYFAERQEQLLVIKQELLQLPLYERLLAMGFRRSGEAVYRPRCPACNACQSLRVPLTDFIPSKRQKRTLAHNRDIEVQVTDSYNDAHYALYDRYIRARHHDGSMYPPTLEQYQHFLQCQWITPHFIELYLDKQLVGVAVTDILPNSLSAVYSYFAPEMAKRSLGALMILQQCRLGQQWGKQYLYMGYQIDNHPKMGYKRLYRPYEILTDLGWQKNDCPDTDPLHSR, encoded by the coding sequence TTGAACTCTGATCCACAAACCGTTGCGGTAGGAATTACCCCAACATTCAGCTGTAGTTACTTTGCCGAGCGTCAGGAACAATTACTGGTGATCAAACAGGAGTTATTACAGTTACCCCTGTACGAGAGACTGCTGGCGATGGGATTTCGGCGCAGCGGCGAAGCAGTGTACCGGCCGCGTTGTCCCGCTTGTAACGCCTGCCAGTCGTTGCGGGTGCCATTGACGGACTTTATCCCATCCAAACGTCAGAAACGTACGCTGGCACATAACCGGGATATCGAAGTCCAGGTTACCGACAGTTACAATGATGCACATTATGCACTGTATGATCGTTACATTCGTGCCCGCCATCATGATGGCAGCATGTATCCGCCGACTCTGGAACAGTACCAACATTTTCTGCAATGCCAATGGATAACACCCCATTTCATTGAACTCTATCTTGATAAACAGTTAGTTGGCGTTGCTGTAACCGATATCCTGCCAAACAGCTTATCGGCTGTTTACAGTTACTTTGCCCCGGAGATGGCAAAACGTTCCCTTGGAGCCTTGATGATCCTCCAGCAATGTCGTTTGGGACAACAGTGGGGCAAACAGTATCTTTATATGGGATATCAGATAGATAACCATCCTAAAATGGGCTATAAGCGACTTTATCGCCCTTATGAAATTTTGACCGACCTTGGCTGGCAAAAAAACGATTGTCCGGACACCGACCCTTTACACTCTCGGTAA
- a CDS encoding cupin domain-containing protein: MYQLTIDKEKFLKEIWQKKPVIFRQAFKDFTDPIAADELAGLACEEEVASRVVVTQAQGNNWQVINGPFEDYDQYGEENWQLLVQAINHWYPDSQPLVEAFRFLPDWRFDDLMASFATPGGGVGPHIDQYDVFIIQGEGRRRWTVGDIGQYQQRGGVTTSPLIENFEPIIDDILEAGDMLYIPPGFPHQGFTLTLAMSYSIGFRAPSQQELLSSMADYLIDSNQGQQRFTSTSEPTQPGLVPAAQQQGLMDLLVSLAKQPAAYQAMLGKLLSQNRFELDICEAERLDAAELQQALQDGAVLSRIGGLKVLLLENDSENRLFINGDSFEFAATDRDYAEMLANQTSVASEQALLMLQRESIQPLLLKLIELGYYYLADAE, encoded by the coding sequence ATGTATCAGCTCACCATTGATAAAGAAAAATTCCTGAAAGAGATCTGGCAGAAAAAGCCGGTGATTTTCCGCCAGGCATTTAAAGATTTTACGGACCCCATTGCCGCTGATGAACTTGCTGGCTTGGCCTGTGAAGAAGAAGTTGCCTCCCGTGTGGTTGTTACCCAGGCGCAAGGTAACAACTGGCAGGTGATCAATGGCCCATTTGAAGATTACGATCAATATGGCGAAGAAAACTGGCAACTGCTGGTACAAGCCATCAATCACTGGTATCCAGACTCACAGCCGTTAGTTGAAGCTTTTCGCTTTCTGCCGGACTGGCGCTTTGACGACCTGATGGCATCCTTTGCCACCCCAGGCGGTGGCGTTGGCCCCCACATAGATCAATATGATGTGTTTATTATTCAAGGTGAAGGCCGTCGCCGCTGGACCGTAGGTGATATTGGCCAGTATCAACAACGGGGTGGTGTGACAACTTCTCCGCTGATTGAAAACTTCGAGCCGATTATTGACGATATCCTTGAAGCTGGCGACATGCTCTACATTCCACCAGGATTTCCCCATCAAGGCTTTACCTTGACGCTAGCAATGTCCTACTCCATTGGCTTCCGTGCACCCAGCCAGCAAGAATTGCTGTCGTCGATGGCCGATTACCTGATTGACAGCAATCAAGGTCAGCAACGTTTTACTTCCACATCTGAACCCACACAGCCCGGCTTGGTTCCCGCCGCACAACAACAAGGGCTGATGGATTTGCTGGTTTCATTGGCAAAACAACCCGCAGCTTATCAGGCAATGTTAGGCAAACTGCTGAGTCAGAATCGTTTTGAGCTGGATATCTGTGAAGCCGAGCGTCTTGATGCCGCGGAACTACAACAAGCGTTACAGGATGGTGCGGTGCTCAGCCGGATTGGTGGTCTGAAAGTGCTGCTGTTAGAAAACGATAGCGAAAACCGGCTGTTTATTAATGGCGACAGTTTTGAATTTGCCGCAACCGACCGCGATTATGCCGAAATGCTAGCAAACCAAACCAGTGTTGCCAGTGAGCAAGCCCTGCTGATGCTGCAACGCGAAAGCATCCAGCCACTGCTACT
- a CDS encoding pseudouridine synthase, which yields MHARVKRPPHDSRRGFTTSRPISGNALRRKPLVTPPDTKVIVFNKPFDVLCQFTDEAGRKTLKDFIDEPQVYAAGRLDRDSEGLLLLTNNGKLQAKLTAPTRHTYKTYWVQVEGEITEAALEQLRCGVRLKDGMTLPARVQRIDAPDIWPRFPPVRERKSVPDCWLELQIREGRNRQVRRMTALVGFPTLRLIRYAIGTCSLDINGERLPNGEYCSLTAAQIEALWNA from the coding sequence ATGCACGCCAGAGTCAAACGCCCGCCGCATGACAGCCGTCGAGGCTTCACCACATCCCGCCCCATTTCGGGTAACGCATTGCGCCGCAAGCCGCTGGTAACACCACCAGACACCAAAGTGATAGTGTTCAATAAACCCTTCGATGTGCTGTGCCAATTTACCGATGAAGCGGGCCGCAAGACGCTGAAAGATTTTATTGATGAACCGCAAGTGTACGCAGCGGGACGTTTGGATCGTGACAGCGAAGGTCTGTTACTCCTAACCAACAACGGCAAGTTACAAGCAAAACTGACGGCACCGACTCGCCACACCTATAAAACTTACTGGGTTCAGGTGGAAGGAGAGATCACCGAGGCAGCGCTTGAACAATTACGCTGCGGTGTACGCCTCAAAGATGGCATGACACTGCCAGCACGAGTGCAGCGGATAGACGCCCCCGACATTTGGCCGCGGTTTCCTCCCGTACGTGAACGCAAATCTGTTCCCGACTGTTGGCTGGAGCTGCAGATCCGCGAAGGACGCAACCGACAGGTGCGGCGTATGACCGCCCTGGTAGGTTTTCCTACGCTGCGGTTGATCCGCTACGCCATCGGCACCTGCTCGCTCGATATCAATGGCGAGCGTTTGCCCAATGGTGAATATTGCTCATTAACAGCGGCACAGATTGAGGCGCTATGGAATGCGTAA
- the infA gene encoding translation initiation factor IF-1: MAKEDSIEMQGTILETLPNTMFRVELENGHVVTAHISGKMRKNYIRILTGDKVTVQLTPYDLSKGRIVFRAR; the protein is encoded by the coding sequence ATGGCGAAAGAAGACAGTATTGAGATGCAAGGAACCATTTTGGAAACCTTGCCAAATACGATGTTCCGGGTGGAATTAGAAAATGGTCATGTAGTGACCGCCCATATCTCCGGCAAAATGCGTAAAAACTACATCCGAATTCTGACTGGTGACAAAGTTACAGTTCAATTGACCCCATACGATCTGAGCAAAGGCCGCATCGTATTCCGCGCACGCTAA
- the aat gene encoding leucyl/phenylalanyl-tRNA--protein transferase — translation MNSLSFINNTLDPFPSPELALKDPNGLLAIGGDLHPQRLLNAYYEGIFPWFNQHDPILWWSPDPRAIFTPGSVNIARSLRKYLKKQPWRITINHAFADVVAGCAMPRAGQDGTWITSEIRLAYQELHRLGRAHSFEVWQDERLIGGLYGLDVGQVFCGESMFHRETNASKAAFIALHQHALAKGYKLIDAQVMNPYLLSLGAKAMERKQFLALLHRYRDGDALPGSWSASEVHLEL, via the coding sequence GTGAACTCGCTGTCCTTCATTAATAATACACTGGATCCCTTTCCTTCTCCTGAACTGGCGCTGAAGGATCCCAATGGTTTGCTGGCCATCGGTGGTGACTTGCATCCACAACGATTATTGAACGCTTATTACGAAGGTATTTTCCCTTGGTTTAACCAGCATGACCCTATTCTTTGGTGGTCACCCGATCCGCGCGCAATATTCACGCCCGGCAGTGTGAATATTGCCAGAAGTCTACGTAAATACCTCAAAAAACAACCATGGCGGATCACTATCAACCACGCGTTTGCTGATGTGGTAGCCGGTTGTGCCATGCCTCGCGCAGGGCAGGATGGAACCTGGATTACCAGCGAAATTCGTTTAGCTTATCAGGAGTTACATCGTCTAGGCCGAGCCCATTCTTTTGAAGTCTGGCAAGATGAGCGGCTAATCGGTGGCTTATATGGGCTAGATGTGGGTCAAGTATTTTGTGGTGAATCAATGTTCCACCGAGAAACCAATGCCTCAAAAGCGGCTTTTATCGCCTTACACCAGCATGCCTTAGCTAAAGGCTACAAACTGATTGATGCCCAAGTGATGAATCCCTATTTGTTGTCGCTTGGGGCTAAAGCGATGGAGCGCAAACAGTTTTTAGCGTTACTTCATCGTTATCGTGATGGTGACGCGCTGCCAGGAAGTTGGAGTGCAAGTGAGGTGCATCTTGAACTCTGA
- a CDS encoding helix-turn-helix transcriptional regulator: MSRTQRLFDLLQLLRCHKYPVAATTLAEQLGVSVRTVYRDIATLQSQGAEIAGEAGLGYLLKPNFMLPPLMFSYEELQALRLGANWVSKQDDQQMTLAAQNALAKIAAILPDSLKLQMERETVRVGPSAEKAAVAVPLSQIRQSIRRGVVVDICYIDAQAQLTTRRIWPVLLGFMESCYMLVAWCETRQAFRHFRVDRLKQYHETDQRYPQSQQQLLRAWQAIQGIPDNPIAY; this comes from the coding sequence ATGTCGCGAACGCAACGCTTGTTCGATTTACTGCAATTGCTCCGCTGCCATAAATATCCAGTAGCGGCCACAACCCTAGCGGAACAGTTGGGAGTAAGTGTCCGAACCGTCTACCGCGATATTGCCACGTTGCAGTCACAAGGAGCAGAGATTGCAGGTGAAGCTGGGCTCGGTTATCTCTTAAAGCCCAATTTCATGTTGCCACCACTAATGTTCAGTTATGAGGAACTGCAAGCCTTGCGGTTGGGGGCTAACTGGGTTAGCAAACAGGACGATCAACAGATGACACTCGCGGCCCAAAATGCGCTCGCAAAAATCGCGGCCATTTTGCCTGATAGCTTGAAGTTACAGATGGAGCGGGAAACCGTTAGGGTTGGCCCGAGTGCCGAAAAAGCGGCCGTTGCCGTACCGCTATCACAGATCCGCCAGTCAATCCGCCGCGGAGTCGTGGTCGATATCTGTTATATCGATGCGCAGGCACAGCTGACAACCCGGCGCATCTGGCCCGTATTACTGGGATTTATGGAATCTTGCTACATGCTGGTCGCTTGGTGTGAAACCCGTCAGGCATTCCGCCATTTCCGGGTGGATCGACTTAAGCAATACCATGAAACAGACCAGCGTTACCCGCAGAGTCAGCAACAGTTGTTGCGTGCGTGGCAGGCGATACAAGGGATACCGGATAACCCCATCGCCTACTGA